From the Desulfarculaceae bacterium genome, one window contains:
- a CDS encoding DUF5309 domain-containing protein produces MATVHVDDFSTVKRDLTDLITNISPTATPLLTMLGKKSRKAINTLVETMQDSLADAAENAHVDGSTFSEVEHTPPGVTQSYAQNFLKWVIVPDTLQDVQIQGMKKAYTYFSKKAMKEIARDIEKALMSQVPQGPQQPRKLTGLTSAITTNVIDAGGAEPLTEDGFNDLLQLAWDEGGEPSVVFVNSIQKRVISQFTGGTVKNIDAAKKKLVLGVDYLDTDFGEVKVVPTRYLAHSEMLAIDPNLWELAWLRRVEHVPMAKDGDRTRGMIRGRLALGAKEEKGNAFYKGLTY; encoded by the coding sequence ATGGCCACCGTTCATGTTGACGATTTCTCGACTGTAAAGCGAGATCTCACCGACCTCATCACCAACATCAGCCCGACGGCCACGCCGTTGCTGACCATGCTGGGCAAGAAGTCGCGCAAGGCCATCAACACCCTGGTGGAGACCATGCAGGACTCCCTGGCGGACGCGGCCGAGAACGCCCACGTGGACGGCTCCACCTTCAGCGAGGTGGAGCACACTCCGCCGGGCGTGACCCAGAGCTACGCCCAGAACTTCCTCAAGTGGGTGATCGTGCCGGACACCCTGCAGGACGTGCAGATCCAGGGCATGAAGAAGGCCTACACCTACTTCTCCAAGAAGGCCATGAAGGAGATCGCGCGCGACATCGAGAAGGCCCTGATGAGCCAGGTGCCCCAGGGTCCCCAGCAGCCCCGCAAGCTCACCGGCCTGACCAGCGCGATCACCACCAACGTGATTGACGCCGGCGGCGCCGAGCCCCTTACCGAGGACGGCTTCAACGATCTCCTGCAGCTGGCCTGGGACGAAGGCGGCGAGCCCTCGGTGGTGTTTGTTAACAGCATCCAGAAGCGGGTGATCAGCCAGTTCACCGGCGGCACGGTGAAGAACATCGACGCCGCCAAGAAAAAGCTGGTGCTGGGCGTGGACTACCTAGACACCGACTTCGGCGAGGTTAAGGTGGTGCCCACCCGCTACCTGGCCCACTCCGAGATGCTGGCCATCGATCCCAACCTCTGGGAGCTGGCCTGGCTGCGCCGGGTGGAGCACGTACCCATGGCCAAGGACGGCGACCGCACCCGGGGCATGATCCGCGGCCGACTGGCCCTGGGCGCCAAGGAAGAGAAGGGCAACGCCTTTTACAAGGGCCTGACCTACTAA